In one Silene latifolia isolate original U9 population chromosome 10, ASM4854445v1, whole genome shotgun sequence genomic region, the following are encoded:
- the LOC141606257 gene encoding uncharacterized protein LOC141606257: protein MANIMTSTFSSTTASINQFHNSKSTAALCNVVHRRQSVTMCMMIQQEFTKSLLYLNQPRGRGHKSVLKPICAAGSGLKTSVGDKAESQIKLKKVDIVVESQDANMIKIRVDLPADETQKVFDVILSKLARSAPPTPGFRAQKGGKTSKIPKELLLNILGKDMVMKFVIREIVTSAVTDYIEKEKLAVKENKLKTTQTEDELKQLFSPGTAFGFNAELELETEENETTTSNS from the exons ATGGCAAATATCATGACTTCAACATTCTCCTCAACTACAGCATCCATCAATCAGTTCCACAATTCCAAG TCAACTGCAGCACTCTGCAATGTCGTTCATAGAAGGCAAAGCGTGACAATGTGTATGATGATTCAACAAGAGTTCACAAAAAG CCTGTTATATCTTAACCAACCAAGAGGAAGAGGCCACAAAAGTGTTCTGAAGCCTATCTGTGCAGCAGGTTCAG GCTTAAAGACGTCCGTTGGAGATAAAGCTGAGAGTCAGATAAAACTTAAAAAGGTGGATATAGTGGTTGAATCACAAGATGCAAACATGATTAAA ATAAGAGTTGACTTGCCCGCAGATGAAACGCAAAAGGTCTTTGATGTGATATTGTCAAAATTAGCTCGCTCAGCCCCACCAACTCCTGGGTTTCGCGCCCAGAAAGGAG GAAAAACATCCAAG ATTCCGAAGGAGTTGCTGCTTAATATACTTGGAAAAGATATGGTGATGAAGTTTGTTATCCGTGAAATAGTTACCTCGGCTGTGACAGATTACATAGAGAAG GAAAAACTTGCTGTCAAGGAAAATAAATTAAAGACAACCCAGACTGAAGATGAACTAAAACAATTGTTCTCACCTGGAACTGCATTTGGTTTCAACGCCGAACTAGAACTTGAAACCGAAGAAAATGAGACCACTACCTCCAACTCGTAG
- the LOC141606258 gene encoding signal recognition particle 14 kDa protein-like, which produces MPVLNTDAFLNELTTMFEKSTEKGSVWVTMKRSSMMAKVHRNKLKTADKPIDYRCLIRATDAKKTISTSVGAKEHQRFQASYATILKAHMTSLKKRERKDKRKAAEIDKKPEGSKKKASSSTKSS; this is translated from the exons ATGCCAGTGCTAAACACAGACGCGTTTCTGAATGAACTGACTACAATGTTTGAGAAAAGTACTGAAAAGGGTTCAGTTTGGGTTACTATGAAACGAT CTTCTATGATGGCTAAGGTGCACCGTAACAAGTTGAAAACTGCGGATAAACCCATTGATTATCGCTGTTTGATTCGCGCTACTGATGCAAAGAAGACTATCTCTACTTCG GTGGGTGCTAAAGAACACCAGCGTTTTCAAGCTTCTTATGCTACTATTCTCAAAGCGCATATGACTTCACttaagaaaagggaaagaaaagacaAGAGAAAGGCTGCCGAGATAGACAAGAAACCAGAGGGTTCCAAGAAAAAGGCGTCTTCTTCTACCAAGTCATCTTAG
- the LOC141609310 gene encoding acidic endochitinase SP2-like → MKSITLVAIVVLSISLLPFSSFAQNCGCAPGQCCSQFGFCGSTEAFCGPGCQSGPCGTAALIAIATPTSTTPTNGGGSSVSSVVTQSFFDGIIGQAAASCPGKNFYTRDAFLNALGNYPQFGTSGANNDDNLREIAAFFAHVAHETGRFCHIEENDGAATNDVFCDASNTQYTCVSGKKYYGRGPLQLTWNFNYGAAGQSIGFDGLNAPETVANDVVISFKTALWFWMNNVHSVLNQGFGASIRAINGGVECNGGNPSEVNDRIQLYQQYCGVFGVDPGQNLSC, encoded by the exons ATGAAGAGCATAACATTAGTAGCAATAGTAGTCCTCTCAATTTCATTACTCCCATTTTCATCATTTGCACAAAACTGCGGTTGTGCACCTGGCCAATGTTGTAGCCAGTTCGGGTTTTGTGGCTCAACCGAAGCCTTTTGTGGCCCTGGTTGCCAATCTGGTCCATGTGGGACCGCCGCTCTCATTGCCATTGCCACTCCAACTTCTACTACCCCTACCAATGGTGGTGGTAGTTCAGTGTCGAGTGTTGTGACTCAGTCGTTCTTTGACGGGATAATAGGCCAAGCCGCGGCATCTTGTCCAGGGAAAAACTTTTACACTAGAGATGCTTTTCTTAATGCTCTTGGAAACTACCCTCAGTTTGGTACCTCCGGTgctaataatgatgataatttgaGGGAAATTGCTGCATTTTTTGCTCATGTTGCCCATGAGACTGGAC GATTTTGCCACATAGAAGAGAACGATGGAGCAGCAACAAATGACGTATTCTGTGACGCCTCCAACACACAATACACTTGCGTATCCGGCAAGAAATACTACGGAAGAGGACCTCTTCAACTCACATGGAACTTCAACTACGGTGCTGCCGGCCAATCCATCGGTTTTGACGGATTAAACGCTCCTGAAACAGTCGCAAATGATGTTGTCATTTCATTCAAGACCGCCTTGTGGTTCTGGATGAACAATGTGCATTCAGTGTTGAACCAAGGTTTTGGAGCCTCGATTCGAGCTATTAATGGCGGCGTAGAGTGCAATGGTGGAAACCCGAGTGAAGTTAATGATCGTATTCAATTGTATCAACAGTATTGTGGTGTTTTTGGGGTTGATCCTGGTCAAAATCTTTCATGCTAA